The Streptomyces sp. NBC_00454 DNA segment AGCAGCATCAGGGCGGTGGTCGGCAGCAGGGCGGCCCCCGAGGCGAGGGCGGAGTAGCCGGACACCACCTGGAGCTGCAGCACGACGAGGAAGAAGAACCCGCCGAAGGCCGCGTACACGCACAGCGTGACCAGGTTGACGGCGGTGAACCGGCGCGAGGCGAAGATCCCCGGCGGAACCATCGGATCGGCCCGCCGCCGCTCGACCACGACGAAGGCGACGCCCAGCAGGACGCCGCCGACCCCCGCCGCCACGACGAGGGCGGTGCCCGACCGGGCCTCGATGAGGGCGTAGGTGATCAACGCCAGCGAGGCCGCGCCGAGGACGGCGCCCGCCACGTCGAACCGCCCGTGCGCCTGCGGATCCCGGGACTCCGGTACGTGTCTCAGCGCCACCGGGACGCACAGCGCGGCCAACGGCACGTTCAGCAGGAACACCCAGCGCCAGCCCGGCCCGTCGACCAGCCAGCCGCCCAGGAACGGTCCCACGGCCGCGCCCACCCCGCCGAGCCCCGACCACAGCCCCACCGCGCGGGCCCGGTCGTCGGCGTGGATCGAGGACTGGATCAGGGCGAGGGAACCGGGAGTCAGCAGGGCGCCGCCGATGCCCTGCAGGGCGCGGGCCCCGATCAGCACCCCGGCGTTCGGCGCGATGCCGCACAGCAGCGAACCCACCGCGAACCAGACCACCCCGAGCACGAAGATCCGGCGCCGACCGAAGCGGTCGCCGAGCGCCCCGCCGACCAGGATCAGCCCGGCGAGGGTCAGCAGGTACGCGTTGACCGTCCACTGCAGCACCGCCAGATCGGCGCCGAGGTCCCGCCCGATGCTGGGCAGGGCGACATTGACCACGGTCGAGTCGAGCAGCGCCATGGCGGACCCGAGGACGGTGGTCAGCACGATCCACCGGCCCTGCGCGGAGCGGAGCCGGACGCCGGGTGGCTGTTGCACGACGGGGTCGGTCATCCCCCCAGGCTGGCCGGTCCGCCCCCGGATGGCCACCCGGCCGCGGCGAGATCCGGAAAGAGGCGGCCTGGGGACCCGCCGGTCAGCGCAGGAACTCCAAATCCCGGGGTTCCAGGGCCGAGCGGGGCCGGGCGGCGCGCAGCACCACGTCCAGCGCGCGGCCGGGGTCGCAGTCGTACGTACCGCTCGCCCACGCGGCGTTGGCCTCGATCACCGACCAGCCGCCGCCGTCGGCGAGGCCCACGTCGACCACGATCGCCGACGGCAGGGTGGAGAACGGCAGACCCGCGGCGAAGGCGAGGGCATCGGCCGAGACCGGCCCCAGGCTGAGGCGGCCGTCCTCGGCGTAGCGGCTCGCGGTGCGGACCTCCCCGTCGAGCAGGAAGAGCCGGTACTCGGCGGTGAACCGCACCACGTCGCTGACCAGTACTTCGGTCTGCGGATCCACCGCGTCCGGCCCCGGCAGCCGGGAGCCGTCCGCGTAGACGAGCGCCGGGATCTCCTTGTCGTTCGGGGACTTCACGAAGACGGGCCGGCGCAGCGCGTACGCCTCGCGCAGCGTCATCAGCCGGATCTCGCGACCGGTGAGCTGCCGCGGCAGCCGCGCCAGCCAGTCGGACGGCGCCTCGAGGAGGCCGATCCCGAGCCCGGCGGCCACCGCGTCGGCGAAGCGCGGACCGGCGTGCAGGTGCGCGGCCCGCAGCCCTTCGGGCACGGCGAAGGTGTCCAGACGTACGGTGGCCAGCCCGCGCGCGTGCGCAGCGTCCCGGAGTCGGGCGGCGGACGCGGTGAGGCGGGGCGGGAGGAGCAGGGTCATGTGGTGATCTTGAGGGAGGGCCCGGCCCGGCGTCATCCGGATTTCGGCGCCGGTCTGCGCGGGCGGCGTTGGGACGGGCGCGGGAGGGGTGGGGGCATTCGGGTGGCGGCGGTGACCGGACCGCGGGACGCGCCGGAGGCGGGCCGTCGGACGTCGTACCGTACCGACCATGACGCTGCAGAGCGACCGGGCCGGGCAGAGCGGGCAGAGCGAGTGCGCGGAGCGGGTCGGGGCCCTGGTACGGGAGGCCGATCCCGGGGCCGCCTGGGCCTTCGGCGGGCCGGAGGGCCCGAGCGCGGCGGGCGGAGCGGCCACCGGCGCCTCCCACGCCGACGGACTCGACGCCGACGGACTCGACGTCGGCGGGTTGATGGCCGTGCTGGCCGTCTGGCCCGTCATCGGGATCCTCGTGGGGGAAGGGGAGCTGAGCCTGCACACCCCGCTCACCGCGTACGAAGCGGGCGACGGCCTGCCCGCCGGAACCACCGCACACCAGCTGCTCACCCACGTCGGCCACGTCACCCACGTCCCCCACGGCTCCGCCCCGGATGCCGTGCCCGCTCTGCCCGCCCTGCCCGCCCTCGTCCGGCTGGCCGAGCGGCTCGGCGGCCGGCCGCTCGCCGACTTCGCCGCCGACCGGATCTGGGGCCCGCTCGGCATGGCCCGGACCCGCTTCGCCGCCGACGGGACCCTGCGTGCCCCCGTCGCCGACCTCGCCCGGTTCCTGAGCCACCTCCTGGCCCCCTCCGATCCCTCCGATCCCTCCGATCCCTCCGGGGCCTCCGCCGCGGGCCCCGTCAGCCGGGCCTGGACCGACGAGTCGCTGCGCATCCGCACCGGCGAGCTCACCCCCGCCCGCGGCCTCCTCTGGCACCCGGCCCCGCACGGCGCCTGGTCCCACGGTGACGGCCCCGCCCTGTGGGTCTCCCCGCGCCGCCAGCGCTGGGCGGCCCTGCTCCCCACCACCCCGTCGGCCTCGCTCCGTACCGCCTTCCGCGACGCGGTCTTCGGATCAACTCCCGCTAGCTGATGCTTCGTTGTATCCTCGGGGTCCGATGAAGGAGACCCGTCAGAAGGACCGCGAACCGCCCGGTCCCGGGAGTCCCTGGGACGAGATCGCCCCCGGCCTCTGGATGGGCGGCCACTTCTGGACCGACCCGGCCGGGGAGCTGTGGCCGGTCGTCGTCGGAGCCGAGTTCGACCTGGTCATCAGCCTCTTCACCCACCCGGGCCACGGTCCCGGTCCCGGCGTGGAACACCTGGTCGGCGACATGCCCGACGCCCCGCTCACGGGCGCGCAGCTCCGTACGGTCCAGCGGCTCGTCCGGGCCGCCTGCGCCGCCCTCGACTCCGGACGGACGATCCTGGTCCGCTGCCATTCCGGTTACAACCGGTCCGGGCTCGTCGTCGCCCAGTGCCTCGTCGAGCGCGGCCTCGTACCGGCCCCCGCCGAGGCCATCGACCTCGTCCGCCGCAAGCGCTCCCCGTGGGCCCTGCACAACGAGACCTTCACCGAGTACCTCACCGCCGGGCTGGACGCCGCCGTACTGCTCGTGGACCTCGACCCCCTCCCGTAGTTCCTCGAAGCGCGGACCCAGGGTGATCGACGTACGGTGAGCGCGAGATCACCGACCGTCGAATCCCGGCTGCGCGGAGGTACACGGATGCGTACGGCCCAGGAGACCGCCCTCGATGTGCCCGCGGGACGGGCCTGCGCCACCCCGGCTCCGGCCACCCCGGCTCCGGCCACGGCCGCGGCGGCCCGCGTATGACGGCCGGCGCGGGACGCACCGGCCGGGCCGGGCGCGCCGGGAGCGTCCGGTTCGCCGCCGCCCACACCCTGCCGGTGCTCGTACGGGGCTTCGTGAGCGCCCGCCCCCGCACCGGACGGGGACACGCCGCACCCGGCCGGCCGCGCTGGTCCGCGGCGACCCTGCGGGCCCTGCGCGCGCGGCACGGCGGGGCGCCCGTACTCGTACGGGGGCTGACCGGCACCGTCCTGCTCATCCTGGATCCGCAGGACGTACGGCAGTTCTACGCCGAACCCGTCGACACCCTCGCCCTGGCCTCCGCCCCCGGAGCACCGGACGGCTGCGCCCACGCGGGGCTGCGTGCGGAGCGTCGGGCGGTCGACGACGCCGTCCTCGCCGCCGGGCTCTCCGTGCACCCCTCGTGCGGGCCGTTCCTGTCGGTCCTCGCCGAGGAGGCCCGGCGGCTGACGGCCGGAGGTTCCCTCGAACTCGCCCGCGCCCGGCACGTCGTGGCCCGCGCCGCCCGCCGCATCGTCCTCGGCGACGCGGCCGCCGAAGACGTGGAACTCACCCGCCGGCTCGGACGTTTCCACGACAAGACGGGTGCGCGCATCGCCGCGTACGCGGCCGACGCCGAACCGCACACCCTCGTCGGGCGGGCCCGCCGCCACGCCGACCCGACGGGAAGCCTCGACCCGGTCGGGCAGGCCCGGCAGTGGCTGTCGGCCTTCGACCTGGTGCCCGGCCTGATGCTGCGCACCCTGCTGCTCCTCGGCGCGCACCCCGCCGAGCAGAGCGCGGCGGCCGCCGAGGCGCGGGAAGCGGACGCGGCCAAGGGCGCCCTGCCCCGGCTGCGGGCCTGCGTCCGCGAAACGCTGCGCCTGTACCCGGCCGTCCCCGACCTGATACGGATCACCCGCGCCGAGACCGAATGGCGGGGCGTGCGCCACCCCGCCGGGACCTGCGTACTGCTCCCCGCCCTGTTCCACCAGCGCGATCCCGAACGCGTACCCGCCGCGCACGTCTTCGTACCGGGCCGGTGGGCTTCGCCCGAGGCGGCGCGGGACATCCGGATGGCCCCCTTCAGTCATGCCGAGGGCCGCTGTCCCGGTGAGCAACTGGGCCTGCTGGTCACGGCCGCGCTCTGCGCCGAGGTGCTGCGCGGGCACCGGGTCCACGGCGTCCGGCCCGCGCTCGACCCGCTCGGTCCGCTGCCCGCTGCGCTGGAACCCCAGGGGATCCGGCTCCGGCTCACCCGGCGCTGAAACTCCGCTCCACAGAACAGAACAGAACCGGTCCGTCCCGCCCCACCCGCCCCACCCGCCCCATCCACCCGACCTCACGAGGGATCCATGTCCGACGCCGCGACCTCCGCGACCTCCGAGTCGGCCGACCCGGACCCAGACCCGGACGCCGACCAGCTGGGCGCCCTGTGCCGGGAGTTGTGCGAAGCCGCCGACGCCGTCGGCGAAGCCGCCAGCTACGCCTCCGGACTGGCCCTCGGCTCCCGGCTGCCGGTCACCGCCCTGACCTCGGGCAGCCGCCGCCGGGCCGCCTGGCGTACGCTGCTGCGCGCCCTCACCGACCCGGCCGGACTCGGCTGGGCTCCCCGGGGGCGGGGCGTGGCCCGGGCGGGCTGGCTCGCCGGGGTCTTCGGCGGCCGGGAGAGCCTGGCCGTCAGCCTCGCGGTGTGCGGGCTCAAGGGCCGGATCCGGGCCGCGCACACCCGTAACCCGGCACTGGCGGCCGACCCGGACGCGGCCGTGGTCCTGCGGGCCGTGGAGGAGGACCGGCAGGCCGATGCCGTCCGGGAGTTCCGCGAGCTGATGCGCCGGCAAGGCGCCGGACCGGCCTTCGCCCTGCTGGGCCCGTCCTTCGCCGACATCCTCGCCTGGAACGCGCTGACCGACGGCAACCCCTTCAACGACCATGCGGGCTGGCAGATCGCCACCGGCAGGGCCGTGACCGCCGAACCGCTCCTCGGGCTCGGCGCCGCCCTGCGGGCCTTCTTCGAGCCGGGCCCCGCCTGCCCCGGACCGGAGACCGGCTTCCTCGCGGAACTGGACACCACCGGTACCCCGGCCGGATACCTGCGCAACGCGGAGGGTCTGGGCGCCGACGCCGGGGGAGCGGTCCTGCTCCAGCAGGTCGTCGGGGCGGACGGGGGCGAGCGCTACGTGGTCCAGCTGGCCGGCCCCCAGCCGGTCGAGTCCGACGGCGAGGGCTCCCCGGACGGCGGGTGCGCCGGCTGCGGCGGGCCCGACGAGGACGAGGGGCGCGACGGGCAGGACAGCTACCTCCGCATGGTGGCCGGTACCGTACGCCGCCTCGTGCCCTCCGGATCCGAACTGGCCCTCCTCGGCTGCGGGCCGGGCGCCCGCTCGGCCGAACGGCTCGCCACGAGCCGGGAGTTCACCACCGTCTATCCTGCCGCCCGGCTGTGCACGGGCTCCGGATCCCCGGCCGGCCTGGCCGTCTTCGAGGGCTGGGTCACCGGCAGCCATCTCGTCGGACTGCCGGGGCGGCCCGATGTCTACGTTCCCGGGAGGCCGAGTTGAGGAAGATCTCCGGACCCGCTCCGGCCGAAGGCCTGCGCGCCCACTCGGCCGCCCTCCGCTCGCACGCCGAGCGGCTGCGCCGGGCCGCGGGCGACCTGCACTGGCAGGGCCCGCGGGCCGATGCCCTGCGCGCCGAGGTGGAGGGCCTGGCCGAGCGCTGCGCCACGGCCGCAGGCGGCTTCGACCTGGCCGCGGCCCAACTGGCGGGCTGTGAGCGCTCCTAGGGTCGAGCGGCCTAGCAGTGGCCGTACGCCTGGGAGTAGATGTGCGCGGACTCGTTGTTCGACACCTTCACCCAGAGCGCGCTCATGCCGGTCCTGTCGACGTAGTAGTAAGTGCTCAGCCCCGTCCAGTCGTTGTAGAAGTACATCTTGTAACACCAGCCCGCGTCGACCCGGAAGGTGTCCCAGTCCACGGTGCCGGGCGTGTGCGTCCCGGCGGACAGCCAGGTGTACTTGTCGCTGCTGTTGCACTGGCTGACCGGGTTGTCCCCCTCGCGCGTGATGCCGTCCCAGTACCCCCAGCACCAGTTGCGGGCGACCAGGATGCTGTCCCCGGTGTCGTTGTAGGTCTCGGAGCAACCGCCGTCGCACGCCTCGCCGGCGCTCGCGGTGGGTGCCGCACCGAGCAGTGCTCCGGCGACGAGTGCGGAAGCCGCCACGGTACTGGCGATCCGGCGGCGTGCGCGGGTCAGATTCATTTCGGTCTCCCTGGCCTGGAACTGCGGGTGGGTCGGGGTGAGAGTTCCGTGGGCGGAGGGCCCTGGACAAGGGGCGGCGCCGGATCTGGGACGGTGGGACGTTCTCAACGCTTCCACCTGCGGTGTTGCACCTGGGTTGGGACGCTTCGAACCGACAGGCACGGCACCGGACGACGCGGACCCGACCGACAGGATCCGAAAGGGGCGACCTAGAGGAACAGCGACAGCAGCAGGACGAAGCCCAGCGCGACCACCGAGATGATGGTCTCCATCACCGACCAGGTCTTCAGGGTCTGGCCGACCGTCATGCCGAAGTACTCCTTGACGAGCCAGAACCCGGCGTCGTTGACGTGGCTGAAGAACAGCGATCCGGCCCCGATGGCGAGGACCAGCAGGGCGGTCTGGGTCGTCGGCATGCCCGCCGCGAGCGGGGCCACCAGGCCCGCCGCCGAGATGGTGGCGACCGTGGCCGAGCCCGTGGCCAGCCGGATGGCCACCGCGATGAGCCAGCCGAGCAGCAGGGTCGGGATCGCCCAGTTCTGCGACAGGTCCATGATCATCTGGCCGACGCCCACATCGATCAGGGTCTGCTTGAAGCCGCCGCCCGCACCCACGATCAGCAGGATCCCCGCGATGGGGGCCAGGGACTTCTCCACCGTCACGGAGAGCCGCGCCTTGGTGAAACCGGCGGCCCGGCCGAGGGTGAACATGCCCACCAGTACGGCCGAGAGCAGGGCGATCAGCGGGGAACCGGCCACGTCGGTGACCCGCTGCACCGCGTTGGCCGGGTCGTTGACCACGATGTCGACCAGGGCCTTCACCAGCATCAGCACCACCGGCAGCAGCACCGTGAAGACCGTCGCTCCGAACCGCGGGCGGTGCTCCAGGTCCGCCGAGGGCCGCTGCGGGACCATGTGCTCGGGCGCCGGGATGTCCACCCACCGGGCCGCGTACCGGGCGAACACCGGTCCCGCGATCACGACGGTCGGTACGGCGACCAGCACACCGAGCGCCAGGGTGATGCCGAGGTTGGCGTGGAGCGCGTCGATGGCGACCAGCGGGCCGGGGTGCGGCGGGATCAGCCCGTGCATCACGGACAGGCCGGCGAGCGCCGGGATGCCGATCCGCATGAGCGAGTAGTTGCCCCGCTTGGCCACCAGCAGGACCACCGGGATCAGCAGCACGATGCCGACCTCGAAGAAGAGCGGGAGCCCGATCACCGAGGCGATGAGCACCATCGCCCACGGCATGGCCCGGCCCTTGGCGCGGGCCAGGATGGTGTCCACGATCTCGTCCGCGCCGCCCGAGTCGGCGAGCAGTTTGCCGAGGATCGCGCCGAGCGCGATCAGTACGCCGACGCCCGCGACGGTGGAGCCGAGCCCGGCCGTGAAACTGGTGATGGTCTTGGCCAGGGGGGCGCCCGCGAACACGCCGAGGGCGAGCGAGCCGAGCGTCAGCGCCAGGAAGGCGTGCAGCTTGAGGCGCGTGATGAGCAGGACGATGACGGCGATGCCCGCGATGACGGCGATGCCCAGCTGCGTGTTGCCGGCCGAGGTGATCGGTTCGGTGGCGGCCGCTGCCAGAGTCTCGACGCTGAGACTGGTCACGGTGACGGTTCCTTAGGTGTCGTTCTCCGGAGGTGTCGATCTCCGGTGAGGAGAGGGGGACTGCCGCTACGCGGTCGGGACGGGGAGGTCGCGCAGGGCGGCCAGTGCCCGTTCGGTGATCTCCGCGGGGGTTCCGGACACGTCGACGAGGACGCCGGGCTCGTCCGCCTGGAGCGGCTCCAGCGTGGCGAACTGCGAATCGAGCAGCGTGGTGGGCATGAAGTGCCCCTTGCGCGCCGCCATCCGCTCCTCGATCAGGGTCCGTTCGCCGGTGAGGTGGACGAACACGGTGCCCGGGGCGGTGGCGCGCAGCCGGTCCCGGTAGACGCGCTTGAGGGCGGAGGCGGAGATGACCCCGCCGCTGTGGCAGGCCCGGTTGCGCATCCAGTCGCCGATGGCGTCCAGCCAGGGCCACCGGTCCCGGTCGTCCAGGGGGGTGCCGGCCGACATCTTGGCGACGTTGGCCGCCGGGTGGAAGGCGTCGCCCTCCGCGTACGGGAGGGCGAGCGAGTCCGC contains these protein-coding regions:
- a CDS encoding MFS transporter; the protein is MTDPVVQQPPGVRLRSAQGRWIVLTTVLGSAMALLDSTVVNVALPSIGRDLGADLAVLQWTVNAYLLTLAGLILVGGALGDRFGRRRIFVLGVVWFAVGSLLCGIAPNAGVLIGARALQGIGGALLTPGSLALIQSSIHADDRARAVGLWSGLGGVGAAVGPFLGGWLVDGPGWRWVFLLNVPLAALCVPVALRHVPESRDPQAHGRFDVAGAVLGAASLALITYALIEARSGTALVVAAGVGGVLLGVAFVVVERRRADPMVPPGIFASRRFTAVNLVTLCVYAAFGGFFFLVVLQLQVVSGYSALASGAALLPTTALMLLLSARSAELGERIGPRIPLTVGPLLCAAGMLLMLRVGEEASYVRDVLPALLVMGMGMVTLVAPLTATVLSSVDPGRAGLASGINNAAARAAGLLAVAALPLLVGMGPDAYLSASAFDAAFGRAMPWCAGVLVLGSVVAWTTVRSPAPGSCHPQCRTNCAVTAPPLEPPGAAKR
- a CDS encoding ATP-grasp domain-containing protein, which gives rise to MTLLLPPRLTASAARLRDAAHARGLATVRLDTFAVPEGLRAAHLHAGPRFADAVAAGLGIGLLEAPSDWLARLPRQLTGREIRLMTLREAYALRRPVFVKSPNDKEIPALVYADGSRLPGPDAVDPQTEVLVSDVVRFTAEYRLFLLDGEVRTASRYAEDGRLSLGPVSADALAFAAGLPFSTLPSAIVVDVGLADGGGWSVIEANAAWASGTYDCDPGRALDVVLRAARPRSALEPRDLEFLR
- a CDS encoding protein phosphatase, with the protein product MKETRQKDREPPGPGSPWDEIAPGLWMGGHFWTDPAGELWPVVVGAEFDLVISLFTHPGHGPGPGVEHLVGDMPDAPLTGAQLRTVQRLVRAACAALDSGRTILVRCHSGYNRSGLVVAQCLVERGLVPAPAEAIDLVRRKRSPWALHNETFTEYLTAGLDAAVLLVDLDPLP
- a CDS encoding cytochrome P450, whose translation is MTAGAGRTGRAGRAGSVRFAAAHTLPVLVRGFVSARPRTGRGHAAPGRPRWSAATLRALRARHGGAPVLVRGLTGTVLLILDPQDVRQFYAEPVDTLALASAPGAPDGCAHAGLRAERRAVDDAVLAAGLSVHPSCGPFLSVLAEEARRLTAGGSLELARARHVVARAARRIVLGDAAAEDVELTRRLGRFHDKTGARIAAYAADAEPHTLVGRARRHADPTGSLDPVGQARQWLSAFDLVPGLMLRTLLLLGAHPAEQSAAAAEAREADAAKGALPRLRACVRETLRLYPAVPDLIRITRAETEWRGVRHPAGTCVLLPALFHQRDPERVPAAHVFVPGRWASPEAARDIRMAPFSHAEGRCPGEQLGLLVTAALCAEVLRGHRVHGVRPALDPLGPLPAALEPQGIRLRLTRR
- a CDS encoding gluconate:H+ symporter gives rise to the protein MTSLSVETLAAAATEPITSAGNTQLGIAVIAGIAVIVLLITRLKLHAFLALTLGSLALGVFAGAPLAKTITSFTAGLGSTVAGVGVLIALGAILGKLLADSGGADEIVDTILARAKGRAMPWAMVLIASVIGLPLFFEVGIVLLIPVVLLVAKRGNYSLMRIGIPALAGLSVMHGLIPPHPGPLVAIDALHANLGITLALGVLVAVPTVVIAGPVFARYAARWVDIPAPEHMVPQRPSADLEHRPRFGATVFTVLLPVVLMLVKALVDIVVNDPANAVQRVTDVAGSPLIALLSAVLVGMFTLGRAAGFTKARLSVTVEKSLAPIAGILLIVGAGGGFKQTLIDVGVGQMIMDLSQNWAIPTLLLGWLIAVAIRLATGSATVATISAAGLVAPLAAGMPTTQTALLVLAIGAGSLFFSHVNDAGFWLVKEYFGMTVGQTLKTWSVMETIISVVALGFVLLLSLFL
- a CDS encoding gluconokinase, producing MGVAGTGKSTVGRLLADSLALPYAEGDAFHPAANVAKMSAGTPLDDRDRWPWLDAIGDWMRNRACHSGGVISASALKRVYRDRLRATAPGTVFVHLTGERTLIEERMAARKGHFMPTTLLDSQFATLEPLQADEPGVLVDVSGTPAEITERALAALRDLPVPTA